From Lepisosteus oculatus isolate fLepOcu1 chromosome 8, fLepOcu1.hap2, whole genome shotgun sequence, one genomic window encodes:
- the LOC102691085 gene encoding protein c-Fos isoform X2, with product MFPNFSATDYDSSSRCSTASPGGETPAYFQPSPAGSFSSASASPMNNRQARTHPYKARNSVQTTPRSTGNRGQTNGRKGKSEQLSPEEEEKKRIRRERNKMAAAKCRNRRRELTDTLQAETDKLEDDKAALQTEIANLLKEKEKLELILAAHKPVCKISEDLDTIFHEPMGSPQLVTNMETSKVQEENAGEASTLQDLEIPSLPNAVISGNSNILLCSSAEVNVCDLEPSLDLKEEPLEDLLPAMEKNSTETARSVPDIDLTNSFGITDWETLYKSVSNDLEPLSTPIVTSTPTCASYLSAFAFTYPEFDSFADSGENHKGGIGKTDSALDILNSPTLLAL from the exons ATGTTTCCCAACTTTTCTGCCACCGACTACGATTCTTCCTCTCGCTGCAGTACGGCTTCTCCCGGCGGGGAGACCCCAGCTTACTTCCAGCCGTCTCCCGCCGGCTCCTTCTCGAGCGCTTCGGCGTCTCCGATGAACAACCGACAG GCTAGGACTCACCCCTACAAAGCACGGAATTCTGTCCAGACTACTCCCAGATCCACTGGGAACAGAGGACAAACCAATGGCAGAAAAGGAAAATCTGAGCAG CTTTCCCCAGaagaggaagagaaaaaaaggatCAGGAGGGAGAGGAATAAAATGGCTGCAGCAAAGTGCCGTAACAGGAGGAGAGAACTCACGGACACCCTGCAAGCT GAAACAGACAAACTGGAAGATGACAAGGCAGCTCTCCAAACCGAAATTGCCAATCTTCTGAAAGAGAAGGAAAAGCTGGAGCTCATCCTTGCTGCACATAAACCAGTTTGCAAAATCTCAGAAGATCTAGACACTATCTTCCACGAGCCTATGGGCTCCCCTCAACTCGTCACAAATATGGAGACTTCCAAAGTCCAGGAAGAAAATGCGGGAGAAGCTTCCACACTGCAGGACCTGGAGATTCCCAGCCTTCCTAATGCAGTCATTTCAGGGAATTCGAACATCTTGCTGTGTTCCAGTGCTGAAGTAAATGTTTGCGatttggagccttctttagaTCTAAAAGAAGAGCCCCTTGAAGATCTCCTTCCCGCCATGGAGAAAAACTCCACAGAGACTGCCAGATCTGTTCCAGACATAGACTTGACCAACTCCTTTGGAATAACAGACTGGGAAACCCTTTATAAATCAGTTTCAAATGACCTCGAGCCCCTCAGCACTCCTATAGTGACTTCCACCCCAACGTGTGCCAGTTACTTATCTGCTTTTGCATTTACCTACCCAGAGTTTGATTCTTTTGCTGACAGTGGAGAAAATCACAAAGGTGGAATAGGCAAGACTGATTCTGCATTAGATATTCTCAATTCTCCGACCCTTTTAGCCTTGTAA
- the fosab gene encoding v-fos FBJ murine osteosarcoma viral oncogene homolog Ab codes for MMYTSFGTECDSSSRCSTASPADNLAYFHSPADSYSSMGSPANKTQDFNDLTVSSASFIPTVTAISTSPDLQWMVQPTTLTSSVAPSHSRAHPYSAQGSRPTYAQSGMFKTAGTRGHSSGRRGKNEQLSPEEEEKRRVRRERNKMAAAKCRNRRRELTDTLQAETDGLEDQKSALQTEIANLMKEKEKLEFILAAHKPACKIPADLDTSFPETAVSPSLSIHEDPASQIQSPFAGASNLSEPMPASSKASLFSSTSAPDACAPTVQVSDLDSSLELKDDSFDLFASFKKNPAETARSVPDMDLSSSFYAPDWEPLYTSAAADLESLCTPVVTCTPSCTTYTSSFVFTYPEAEPLPNCGVAHRRGSSSNDQSSDSLSSPTLLAL; via the exons ATGATGTACACAAGTTTCGGGACGGAGTGCGACTCCTCTTCGCGCTGCAGTACCGCTTCGCCAGCGGATAATCTCGCCTATTTTCACTCTCCGGCGGACTCTTACTCCAGTATGGGCTCCCCTGCAAACAAAACTCAG GATTTCAATGACCTGACTGTCTCAAGTGCCTCTTTCATCCCGACTGTCACGGCCATTTCTACAAGCCCGGATCTCCAGTGGATGGTACAGCCAACCACCCTGACTTCCTCTGTGGCCCCCTCCCATAGCAGAGCGCACCCTTACAGCGCCCAGGGTTCGAGGCCCACCTACGCTCAGAGTGGGATGTTCAAGACAGCTGGAACCAGAGGCCACAGCAGTGGGAGAAGAGGCAAAAACGAACAG CTTTCCcctgaagaagaagaaaagagaagGGTTCGCAGAGAAAGGAATAAAATGGCTGCAGCCAAGTGCCGAAACAGAAGGAGAGAACTCACTGATACTCTGCAAGCA GAAACTGATGGTCTGGAGGACCAGAAGTCGGCTCTGCAGACTGAAATCGCGAACCTCATGAAGGAAAAGGAGAAGCTGGAGTTCATCCTGGCTGCTCACAAGCCCGCTTGCAAGATCCCTGCCGATCTGGACACGAGCTTCCCCGAGACTGCAGTCTCCCCTTCTCTCAGCATCCACGAAGATCCGGCTTCCCAGATCCAGAGTCCTTTTGCAGGGGCTTCCAACCTCAGCGAGCCTATGCCCGCCTCTTCCAAAGCATCCCTGTTTTCTTCCACTTCTGCTCCAGACGCCTGTGCTCCAACAGTGCAGGTGTCCGATCTGGACAGCTCCTTGGAGTTGAAAGACGACTCGTTCGATCTGTTCGCTTCGTTCAAGAAGAACCCGGCAGAAACAGCCCGATCGGTTCCTGACATGGACTTGTCCAGCTCCTTCTATGCACCTGATTGGGAACCCCTGTACACATCGGCCGCTGCCGACCTGGAGTCCCTGTGCACCCCAGTGGTGACGTGCACCCCATCTTGCACGACGTACACGTCTTCCTTTGTCTTCACCTACCCGGAGGCCGAGCCCCTGCCTAACTGCGGAGTAGCCCACAGAAGAGGAAGCAGCAGCAATGACCAGTCCTCCGACTCACTCAGCTCTCCAACGCTGCTCGCCTTGTAA
- the LOC102691085 gene encoding protein c-Fos isoform X1 → MFPNFSATDYDSSSRCSTASPGGETPAYFQPSPAGSFSSASASPMNNRQEFCTEMDASAFPFVPTVTAISTTPDLQWMVQPAVITSISPSQARTHPYKARNSVQTTPRSTGNRGQTNGRKGKSEQLSPEEEEKKRIRRERNKMAAAKCRNRRRELTDTLQAETDKLEDDKAALQTEIANLLKEKEKLELILAAHKPVCKISEDLDTIFHEPMGSPQLVTNMETSKVQEENAGEASTLQDLEIPSLPNAVISGNSNILLCSSAEVNVCDLEPSLDLKEEPLEDLLPAMEKNSTETARSVPDIDLTNSFGITDWETLYKSVSNDLEPLSTPIVTSTPTCASYLSAFAFTYPEFDSFADSGENHKGGIGKTDSALDILNSPTLLAL, encoded by the exons ATGTTTCCCAACTTTTCTGCCACCGACTACGATTCTTCCTCTCGCTGCAGTACGGCTTCTCCCGGCGGGGAGACCCCAGCTTACTTCCAGCCGTCTCCCGCCGGCTCCTTCTCGAGCGCTTCGGCGTCTCCGATGAACAACCGACAG GAGTTTTGCACAGAAATGGATGCGTCTGCCTTTCCTTTTGTCCCTACTGTAACTGCAATTTCAACGACCCCAGATCTCCAGTGGATGGTTCAACCAGCCGTGATTACATCCATTTCTCCTTCTCAGGCTAGGACTCACCCCTACAAAGCACGGAATTCTGTCCAGACTACTCCCAGATCCACTGGGAACAGAGGACAAACCAATGGCAGAAAAGGAAAATCTGAGCAG CTTTCCCCAGaagaggaagagaaaaaaaggatCAGGAGGGAGAGGAATAAAATGGCTGCAGCAAAGTGCCGTAACAGGAGGAGAGAACTCACGGACACCCTGCAAGCT GAAACAGACAAACTGGAAGATGACAAGGCAGCTCTCCAAACCGAAATTGCCAATCTTCTGAAAGAGAAGGAAAAGCTGGAGCTCATCCTTGCTGCACATAAACCAGTTTGCAAAATCTCAGAAGATCTAGACACTATCTTCCACGAGCCTATGGGCTCCCCTCAACTCGTCACAAATATGGAGACTTCCAAAGTCCAGGAAGAAAATGCGGGAGAAGCTTCCACACTGCAGGACCTGGAGATTCCCAGCCTTCCTAATGCAGTCATTTCAGGGAATTCGAACATCTTGCTGTGTTCCAGTGCTGAAGTAAATGTTTGCGatttggagccttctttagaTCTAAAAGAAGAGCCCCTTGAAGATCTCCTTCCCGCCATGGAGAAAAACTCCACAGAGACTGCCAGATCTGTTCCAGACATAGACTTGACCAACTCCTTTGGAATAACAGACTGGGAAACCCTTTATAAATCAGTTTCAAATGACCTCGAGCCCCTCAGCACTCCTATAGTGACTTCCACCCCAACGTGTGCCAGTTACTTATCTGCTTTTGCATTTACCTACCCAGAGTTTGATTCTTTTGCTGACAGTGGAGAAAATCACAAAGGTGGAATAGGCAAGACTGATTCTGCATTAGATATTCTCAATTCTCCGACCCTTTTAGCCTTGTAA